Proteins found in one Fimbriimonadaceae bacterium genomic segment:
- the pheA gene encoding prephenate dehydratase, with translation MDEPPLRSLDEVRADIDAVDDALVKALARRTALTQEVGRIKGGDNRPFFTPERERQIYEKLSKVESGALKKSHLIAIFREIISAGRAAEKTLTIAFWGPVGTYSHQAAVETFGRSVELLPVDSIREVFLAVDHGQADYGLAPIENSTAGVIPETLDMFPSTNVKICAETFIEVHHHLGSRARSLADVKRVYAGPQPAAQCRHWLREHVPHAEVVDMAPTARAAEKALEDHTGAAIANRLCLETYDLDVLADHIEDQSNNRTRFVVLGHNTPAPSGSDKTTLMFNLRNRPGELYAVLGSFKKHGVNLLMIESRPAQRAAFEYIFYVDCGGHHTEPHVADALAEIREEAMETVVLGSYPSHDPNLSN, from the coding sequence GTGGACGAGCCGCCTCTGAGGTCACTGGACGAGGTCCGCGCCGACATCGACGCGGTCGACGACGCGCTGGTCAAGGCCCTCGCGCGGCGGACGGCCCTGACCCAGGAAGTCGGGCGCATCAAGGGCGGCGACAACCGACCTTTCTTCACCCCCGAACGAGAACGGCAGATCTACGAGAAGTTGTCCAAGGTCGAGTCAGGAGCCCTTAAGAAATCCCACCTGATCGCTATCTTTCGGGAGATCATCTCCGCGGGCCGGGCGGCAGAAAAGACCCTGACGATCGCTTTTTGGGGCCCGGTGGGGACGTACAGCCACCAAGCCGCGGTGGAGACGTTCGGGCGGAGCGTCGAACTGCTGCCGGTCGACTCGATCCGCGAGGTGTTCCTTGCCGTGGACCATGGGCAGGCCGACTACGGCCTAGCTCCCATCGAGAACTCCACCGCCGGCGTCATCCCCGAGACCCTCGACATGTTTCCTTCGACTAACGTCAAGATTTGCGCTGAGACATTTATTGAAGTCCACCACCACCTCGGGTCACGGGCGCGGTCTTTGGCCGATGTGAAGCGGGTGTACGCGGGGCCCCAGCCCGCCGCCCAGTGCCGCCACTGGCTGCGTGAGCACGTCCCCCACGCCGAAGTCGTGGACATGGCCCCGACCGCCCGCGCGGCCGAGAAGGCCCTCGAGGACCACACCGGGGCGGCCATCGCCAACCGCCTGTGCTTGGAGACTTACGACCTCGACGTCCTTGCCGACCACATCGAGGACCAGAGCAACAACCGCACGCGGTTCGTCGTCCTCGGCCATAACACGCCAGCCCCGAGCGGCTCGGACAAGACGACCCTGATGTTCAACCTCCGCAACCGGCCGGGCGAGCTTTACGCGGTGTTGGGTTCGTTCAAAAAGCATGGTGTCAACCTGCTCATGATCGAGTCGCGGCCCGCCCAGAGGGCGGCGTTCGAGTACATCTTCTACGTTGACTGCGGGGGCCATCACACCGAACCCCACGTGGCGGACGCTCTGGCCGAGATCCGCGAAGAGGCGATGGAGACCGTCGTGCTCGGCAGCTACCCCAGCCACGACCCGAACCTGTCGAACTAG